One region of Acropora muricata isolate sample 2 unplaced genomic scaffold, ASM3666990v1 scaffold_756, whole genome shotgun sequence genomic DNA includes:
- the LOC136908234 gene encoding uncharacterized protein: protein MDNGSTLTDEREISECMNEFFASVFTRENLENIPSLEQIITDDSLSSLQCSVDEVTKLLKELKPRKSPGSDRIHLLILKHCADTLAISISVVSGVPQGTVLGPILFLIYINDITRNVESQSKLFADDMKVYKALRNVHEDTQILQDDLNALEQWSTDWQLSFNTTKCEVMRISQKNDTSSPGYHLCGNRLNTVSETKDLGIYITSNLSWSLQATKCANKANSVLGFVRRTVGPKNPDLFSKLYKSLVRPILEYSSTVWSPHLKKDIAILEKVQRRASRFALGTNDMSYEDRLKRLKWPTLEKRRTLSSLNEYYKTINGPNCLNPYEFFNFADKYRPLRSNHRFKLKVKSATLNCYKHSFFLRIVNLWNNLRKETAEAKDLRTFRNKLVNEFS from the exons ATGGATAATGGAAGCACATTAACTGATGAACGTGAGATTTCTGAATGCATGAATGAATTCTTCGCATCGGTCTTCACTCGAGAAAATCTAGAGAATATTCCATCATTAGAGCAGATCATTACAGACGATAGTCTTAGTTCTCTTCAATGCTCCGTTGATGAAGTCACCAAGTTACTGAAAGAGCTGAAACCGCGCAAATCTCCTGGGTCGGATAGAATCCATCTATTGATACTAAAACATTGTGCGGACACGTTAGCTATATCAATTT CTGTTGTATCTGGTGTGCCGCAGGGAACTGTATTGGGACCGATACTGTTCCTTATTTACATCAACGACATCACGCGGAACGTAGAATCCCAATCGAAATTATTCGCAGATGATATGAAAGTGTATAAGGCTCTAAGAAATGTTCACGAGGACACCCAAATATTACAGGACGATCTGAATGCACTTGAACAATGGAGCACTGATTGGCAGTTAAGCTTTAATACTACCAAGTGTGAAGTAATGCGAATCTCACAGAAGAATGACACATCAAGTCCTGGATATCACTTATGTGGTAACAGATTAAATACTGTGTCCGAAACAAAAGATCTTGGTATTTACATCACGTCCAATTTGTCATGGAGTCTACAAGCCACCAAATGTGCAAACAAAGCTAACAGTGTTCTTGGCTTTGTTAGACGGACTGTTGGACCAAAAAACCCGGATTTGTTTTCTAAATTGTACAAAAGTCTTGTAAGGCCAATCCTTGAATACAGTTCCACGGTATGGTCGCCACATCTAAAGAAAGACATTGCTATTCTGGAAAAAGTCCAAAGACGAGCTTCCAGATTTGCACTTGGTACAAATGATATGTCGTATGAAGATCGATTGAAACGACTTAAATGGCCAACATTAGAAAAAAGGAGAACTTTATCATCACTCAATGAATACTATAAGACAATAAATGGACCGAATTGTTTGAATCCATATGAATTCTTCAATTTTGCGGACAAATACAGACCACTGAGATCCAACCATCGCTTCAAGCTTAAGGTGAAATCTGCTACGTTAAATTGCTATAAACACTCTTTCTTTCTTCGCATTGTTAATTTATGGAACAATTTAAGAAAAGAGACTGCTGAAGCAAAAGACTTAAGAACTTTTAGAAACAAGCTAGTTAATGAATTTTCTTAA
- the LOC136908166 gene encoding tetratricopeptide repeat protein 28-like, whose translation MDDRAKERNAYQDLGNVYFSPKDFQKAIEYHEKHLKIEKEISDPTPKVGAYGNLGNAFGSLGDFRKAIEYHEKHLKVVKEIGDPAGQGGAYGNLGTAYGSMGDFREAIEYHEKHLRIAIEIGDRTREGEAYEKLGNASSSMGDFRKAIDYHEKHLRIAIEIGDRAGEGGACGNLGIAHNLLGGFRKAIKYHEKHLKIAREIGDQAGIGRAYGNLGNAHASLGDFKKAIEYNKKVLEIEIEIGDRAVEGGAYGNLGIAYNSLGDFLKAIDNHEKHLKIAIRIGDQAGEGHAYGNLGISYNSLGDFRKAIKYHENHLKIAIEIGDRAGEGRAYGNLGIAYESLGDFEKAIEYHENDLKVAKEIGDRAGEGQTYGNLGNAYGSMGDFRKAIDCHEKHLRIAIQIGDRAGEGGAYGNLGIPHHSLGNFRKAIECHEKHLKIAIEIGDRAGEGRAYGNLGNCYGSLGDFAKAIEYHEKHLKIAIQIGDRAGKGGAYGNLGIPHHSLGNFRKAIECHEKHLKIAIEIGDRAGEGGAYGNLGIAYNSLRDFQKAIEYHEKHLKIAIEIGDWAGKGRAYRNLGTDYGSLSDFRKAIKYHEKHLKISIEIGDRAGEGEAYGNIGNAYRSLGDFRKAIEYNEKQLKIAIVVGDQAGEGGAYGNLGNAYNSLGEFRKAIEYHEKHLKIAIQIGDRAGEGGAYGNLGIAYNSLGDFRKAINNLEKHLKIAIQIGDRAGEGRAYGNLGNACGSMGDFHKAIEYNKKLLKIALEIGDRIGEGEAYGRIGNAYDSLGAFGKAVECHEKHLNIAIQFGDLAREGGAYGNLGIAYNSLGDFQETIEYHEKHLKISIEIGDRAGEGRAYGNLGNAYRSLGDCRKAIEYHEKELKIAIKSGDRAGEARAYHNIGDGYFWLGQFDIAVGNFVSAVNVFNTLRSLLKSQGNWKIKFRDLHEMTYTLLWRSLLRTGKINEALVAADQGRAQTLYDNLLIHYGLPSPSSCATFNSKETTIRLFTELSSQIIFLGLEGLAINIWFLSRGQKVAFRQGMLAGDIEEKDPVLGLLQTALIHISAEVTVRGEGLTLPSTREVCEKVEMSCQSSHNPFRPFYDAVIAPIVDLLGSQFDELVIVSEGALCFIPWAAIVQSIRIRTVPSLTSYQLISSVPESHHKNTGALLVGNPCLKELKKPLADLPCAQEEVEMIASILNTRPLTGREATKAEVIKRMSSVGLIHIAAHGDKNAGEIALSPNPGWTSKCPQKTDYILKMSDVQAANLRARLVVLSCCHSGRGRILKGEGVVGIARAFLAAGARSVLISLWAIDDEATMVFMKSFYQHLKEGKTASAAVHQAMKFLRESENFSEMRYWAPFQVIGDDVKIEFEGGDDVKN comes from the coding sequence ATGGATGATCGAGCCAAAGAGAGAAACGCCTATCAAGATCTCGGTAACGTTTATTTTTCACCGAAGGACTTCCAaaaagcgattgagtatcatgaaaaacacttgaaaattgaaaaagaaatcagtgatcCGACACCAAAAgtaggagcctatggaaatctcggtaatgctttcgGCTCACTAGGGGACTTCcgaaaagcaattgagtatcatgaaaaacacttgaaagttgttaaagaaatcggtgatccgGCCGGacaaggaggagcctatggaaatctcggtactgcttacggCTCAATGGGTGATTTCCGAGAAGCCAtcgagtaccatgaaaaacatttgagaattgcaatagaaatcggtgatcggaccaGAGAAGGAGAAGCGTATGAAAAACTCGGTAATGCTTCCAGctcaatgggtgacttccgaaaagccattgattatcatgagaaacatttgagaATAGcaatagaaataggtgatcgggccggagaaggaggagcgtgtggaaatctcggtattgctcaCAACCTACTCGGGGGTTTCCGAAAAGCTAtcaagtatcatgaaaaacacttgaaaattgcaagagaaatcggtgatcaggccggaataggacgagcctatggaaatctcggtaatgctcacgcctcactgggtgacttcaaAAAAGCGATTGAGTATAATAAAAAAGTGCTGGAAATTGAAATAGAAATCGGCGATCGGGCCGTAGAAGGaggagcgtatggaaatctcggtattgcttacaactcactgggtgacttcctaAAAGCCATTGATAATCATgaaaagcacttgaaaattgcaataagAATCGGTGATCAGGCTGGTGAAGGAcatgcctatggaaatctcggtatttcttacaactcactgggtgactttcgaaaagccattaagtatcatgagaaccacttgaaaattgcaatagaaatcggtgatcgggctggagaaggacgagcctatggcaatctcggtattgcttacgaatcactgggtgacttcgaaaaagccattgagtatcatgaaaatgacttgaaagttgcaaaagaaatcggtgatcgggccggggaAGGAcaaacctatggaaatctcggtaatgcttacggctcaatgggtgacttcagaaaagccattgattgtCATGAGAAACATCTGAGAATTGCAAtacaaatcggtgatcgggccggagaaggaggagcgtaTGGGAATCTCGGTATTCCTCaccactcactgggtaacttccgaaaagccattgagtgtcatgaaaaacacttgaaaattgcaatagaaatcggtgaccgggccggagaaggacgagcctatggaaatctcggtaattgttacgGCTCACTAGGTGACTTcgcaaaagccattgagtatcatgagaaacacttgaaaattgcaatacaaatcggtgatcgggccggaaaAGGAGGAGCGTATGGGAATCTCGGTATTCCACaccactcactgggtaacttccgaaaagccattgagtgtcatgaaaaacacttgaaaattgcaatagaaatcggtgatcgcgctggagaaggaggagcgtatggaaatctcggtattgcttacaactcactgcgTGACTtccaaaaggccattgagtatcatgagaaacacttgaaaattgcaatagaaattggtgactGGGCCGGAAAAGGACGAGCCTATAGAAATCTCGGTACTGATTACGGCTCACTTTccgacttccgaaaagccattaagtatcacgaaaaacatttaaaaatttcaatagaaatcggtgatcgggccggagaaggagaagcctatggaaatatcggtaatgcttacagatcactgggtgacttccggaaagccattgagtacaacgaaaaacaattaaaaattgcaatagtaGTTGGTGATCAGGcgggagaaggaggagcctatggaaatctaggtaatgcttacaactcactgggtgaattccgaaaagccattgagtatcatgaaaaacacttgaaaattgcaatacaaatcggtgatcgggccggagaaggaggagcgtatggaaatctcggtattgcttacaactcactgggtgacttccgaaaagccattaacaatcttgaaaaacacttgaaaattgcaatacaaatcggtgatcgggccggagaaggacgagcctatggaaatctcggtaatgcttgcggctcaatgggtgacttccacaaagccattgaatataataaaaaactcttaaaaattgcattagaaatcggCGATCGGATCGGAGAAGGAGAAGCATATGGACGTATCGGTAacgcttacgactcactgggtgccTTTGGAAAAGCcgttgagtgtcatgaaaagcACTTGAACATTGCAATACAATTTGGTGATCTGGCcagagaaggaggagcttatggaaatctcggtattgcttataactcactgggtgacttccaagaaaccattgagtatcatgaaaaacacttgaaaatttcaatagaaatcggtgatcgggctggagaaggacgagcctatggaaatctcggtaatgcttaccggtcactgggtgactgccgaaaagccattgagtatcatgaaaaagagttgaaaattgcaataaaaagcggtgatcgggctggagaagcaagggcttatcacaatattggtGACGGATACTTTTGGCTTGGACAGTTCGACATTGCGGTgggtaattttgtttccgctgtgaATGTGTTTAATACTTTGAGATCTCTATTGAAGTCTCAAGGTaactggaaaataaaatttcgtGATCTGCATGAGATGACGTACACTTTGTTGTGGAGGTCATTGCTGAGAACTGGAAAGATCAACGAGGCTTTGGttgctgctgatcaaggacgagcgcagactttgtatgacaatttgttgattcaTTATGGACTCCCTTCACCCTCATCATGTGCCACATTTAATTCAAAGGAGACAACAATtcgcctcttcacagagctttcttcacaaattatCTTTCTTGGGCTTGAAGGACTTGCGATTAACATTTGGTTTTTGAGCAGGGGacagaaagttgcatttcgacAAGGGATGCTAGCCGGTGATATCGAAGAGAAGGATCCCGTACTTGGCTTGCTACAAACAGCTTTAATACATATCAGTGCTGAAGTTACAGTGAGAGGCGAAGGTCTCACATTACCGTCTACCAGAGAGGTGTGCGAAAAAGTAGAAATGTCATGTCAGTCTTCACACAATCCTTTtaggccattttatgatgcagttattgctccaattgttgacttgcttggatctcaatttgacgagttggtcattgtttctgagGGTGCGCTGTGCTTTATACCATGGGCCGCAATTGTtcaatcgattaggattcgcactgtcccctctcttaccagttatcaattgatctcaagtgtacccgAGAGCCATCACAAGAacacaggggcgcttttggtcggaaatccgtgcttaaaggAGTTGAAGAAACCTCTAgccgacttaccatgtgctcaagaggaagtagaaatgattgcgtCAATTCTTAACACCAGACCCCTAACTGGCagagaggcaacaaaagctgaagtgataaaacggatgtcgtcagtcggtttaattcacattgctgcccacggagaCAAGAATGCTGGAGAAATTGCcctgtctccaaaccctggatggacctCCAAGTGCCCTCAAAAAACGGATTACAtcttgaaaatgtccgatgtacaagcggccaatcttcgagctcgtcttgttgtcttaagttgctgtcacagtggacgaggcagaatcttgaagggtgagggtgtggtcggtattgcacgtgccttcttggcagctggtgctcgttctgtgttgatatccctgtgggcaatagacgacgaagctaccatggtgttcatgaaaagcttctaccaacacttgaaggaaggaaaaaccgccagtgctgctgttcaccaagcgatgaaattccttcgtgaatctgagaacttttctgagatgaggtactgggctccattccaagttatcggagatgacgtcaagattgaattcgagggtGGTGATGACGTCAAAAATTAG